From one Phocoena sinus isolate mPhoSin1 chromosome 4, mPhoSin1.pri, whole genome shotgun sequence genomic stretch:
- the LOC116752967 gene encoding 28S ribosomal protein S10, mitochondrial-like yields MAARVAFGPLGWRLWQGSRNFSVCSSRSSTAKNGGLLLTNMKWVQFSNLHIDVPKDLTKPTITVSDEPDTLYKRLSVLVKGRDKTVLDSYEYFVALAAKELGISVKEHEPPRKIERFTLLKSVHVFKKHRVQYEMRALYRCLELEHLTGSTADVYLEYIQ; encoded by the coding sequence ATGGCGGCGCGAGTAGCGTTTGGGCCCCTGGGATGGCGTCTCTGGCAGGGTTCAAGGAATTTTTCTGTATGCAGTTCTAGGAGCAGTACAGCCAAAAATGGTGGCCTTCTTCTCACCAATATGAAGTGGGTACAGTTTTCAAACCTACACATTGATGTTCCCAAGGATTTGACCAAGCCTACGATAACCGTTTCTGATGAACCAGACACGTTATATAAGCGCCTATCAGTTTTAGTAAAAGGCCGTGATAAGACTGTATTGGACAGTTATGAATATTTTGTTGCACTTGCTGCTAAAGAACTTGGTATTTCTGTTAAAGAACATGAACCTCCAAGGAAAATAGAGCGATTTACTCTTCTCAAATCAGTGCATGTTTTCAAGAAGCACAGGGTTCAGTATGAAATGAGAGCACTTTACAGATGTTTAGAGTTAGAACATCTCACTGGGAGTACAGCAGATGTCTACTTGGAATATATTCAGTGA